In a single window of the Acetivibrio clariflavus DSM 19732 genome:
- the hfq gene encoding RNA chaperone Hfq — translation MNKNNINLQDVFLNQVRKEHIPVTVYLTNGFQLKGLVKGFDNFTVVLDSEGRQQLIYKHAISTISPMKLVNLIFNDNKNDQQQ, via the coding sequence GTGAACAAGAACAATATCAACTTACAAGATGTTTTTCTAAACCAGGTTAGGAAAGAGCACATCCCTGTTACTGTTTATCTTACAAACGGATTTCAATTAAAAGGGCTGGTAAAAGGTTTCGATAATTTTACAGTGGTATTGGATAGTGAAGGAAGGCAGCAGCTTATTTATAAGCATGCCATATCAACCATAAGCCCTATGAAGCTTGTTAATTTAATATTTAATGATAATAAAAATGACCAGCAGCAGTAA
- the lexA gene encoding transcriptional repressor LexA has protein sequence MPKKNEEMQQKILDFLNEQIQLKGYPPSVREICAAVGFKSTSTVHSYLEKLKKEGLIQKDATKPRALKIVKNNKVEEESKSVYSRREMVDVPIIGKVTAGQPILAVENIEDTFPLPLDFVQGSNAFMLRVEGDSMIEAGIFDKDYILVKQQSTASNGDIVVALIGDEATVKTFYKEDGYVRLQPENKYFEPIIVRDNLSILGKVIGVFRKL, from the coding sequence ATGCCAAAAAAGAATGAAGAAATGCAGCAAAAAATTCTTGATTTTTTAAATGAGCAAATTCAATTAAAAGGGTATCCGCCTTCTGTTCGAGAAATATGTGCAGCTGTCGGTTTTAAATCCACTTCTACAGTTCACAGTTATTTGGAAAAATTAAAAAAAGAAGGTCTGATTCAAAAAGATGCTACAAAACCTAGAGCACTCAAAATTGTAAAAAATAATAAAGTTGAGGAAGAATCAAAAAGTGTTTATTCAAGAAGAGAAATGGTTGATGTTCCCATCATTGGTAAGGTTACAGCCGGTCAGCCCATCCTGGCAGTTGAAAATATTGAAGATACCTTCCCTCTTCCTTTAGATTTCGTACAGGGCTCCAATGCTTTTATGTTAAGGGTCGAGGGTGACAGCATGATTGAAGCCGGTATCTTTGACAAGGATTATATACTTGTAAAGCAGCAATCTACTGCCTCCAACGGTGATATTGTAGTTGCTCTTATCGGTGATGAAGCTACAGTAAAAACTTTTTATAAAGAAGACGGTTATGTCAGACTCCAGCCTGAAAACAAATACTTTGAACCTATTATAGTTAGGGATAATCTGTCTATTTTAGGAAAGGTAATCGGCGTTTTCAGAAAGCTTTAA
- the yneA gene encoding cell division suppressor protein YneA, which translates to MKKRYVLKNKTRFYIFIVTLLLITFTVFSFTKAYGYKEPRLIVITIRSGDTLWSIAEKYNKKGDIREYIYKLKEINHLENSNIIAGNTLKVIVEE; encoded by the coding sequence ATGAAAAAGAGATATGTGCTAAAGAATAAGACTAGGTTTTACATATTCATTGTAACATTGCTTTTGATAACTTTTACTGTTTTTTCTTTCACAAAAGCGTATGGATATAAAGAGCCTCGATTGATAGTTATAACAATAAGAAGCGGAGATACTCTTTGGTCAATTGCAGAAAAATACAATAAAAAAGGAGACATAAGAGAGTATATTTATAAACTTAAAGAAATAAACCATCTTGAAAATAGCAATATTATAGCTGGCAACACTTTAAAAGTAATAGTTGAAGAGTGA
- a CDS encoding TadE/TadG family type IV pilus assembly protein: MYNLKSKKGSTTVEAALIIPIIFLSIITLIYVSIFLYEQAYIKSLADRAAERGAAIWKNPESDMYISLVKLEHFKDNDPYWKVIDYKEKSKKEKVENYIKNSLKQYSILQSGDKKVPMNTTDIQFDVEVKNYLVYKKLTVTVKKNFKLPIGNILSIFGIGNTVSIQAKSEALINDPSEFIRNTDFAIDMGKRIDNLTGNNFEKIKDKVNNFLDGIKSKFSKN, encoded by the coding sequence ATGTATAACCTTAAAAGCAAAAAAGGCAGTACTACCGTTGAAGCTGCATTGATTATTCCGATTATTTTCCTGTCTATAATCACATTAATATACGTCAGTATCTTTCTTTATGAACAAGCTTATATCAAGTCCCTGGCTGACCGTGCAGCTGAAAGGGGAGCTGCTATTTGGAAAAATCCCGAGAGTGATATGTATATAAGTTTAGTAAAGCTTGAGCATTTTAAAGACAATGATCCCTATTGGAAAGTAATTGACTATAAAGAAAAATCAAAGAAAGAGAAGGTTGAGAATTATATTAAAAACTCATTAAAACAGTATAGCATTCTTCAAAGCGGGGACAAAAAGGTTCCAATGAATACTACCGATATACAGTTTGATGTGGAAGTAAAAAATTACTTGGTTTATAAAAAGTTAACGGTAACTGTAAAAAAGAATTTTAAACTTCCTATAGGAAATATATTAAGTATTTTTGGCATTGGAAATACCGTCTCCATACAAGCAAAATCCGAAGCATTAATAAATGATCCTTCCGAATTTATCAGAAATACCGATTTTGCAATAGATATGGGGAAACGTATAGACAATTTAACAGGCAACAATTTTGAAAAAATTAAGGACAAAGTTAACAATTTTCTGGACGGCATAAAAAGTAAATTCTCTAAAAACTAA
- a CDS encoding DUF5702 domain-containing protein: MRIFKRNEGAITVYICFITSIMLILTGVLVDGARARVAEAQVQSAAEAAANSLLAYYNNILKEWFGLMALSENNPSVLEEELMYYLNRTLMTELGAEKKNISDASWDYLKKFLNIENKYENVSFLDMYDYRIDYVKVVPLYNLAENEVLRAQIVEYMKYRAPEMLGEEFLEKINLFRGYKKQAKILSSKLEVDKKLYSISEELGKLSSQIKKVNAFEPAEMKEKLNYIGEKIALKVGMEKVYKEMKKKRMEAEKKLEEHRKTDEYKNEMQRLRKELSLAEDETEKESIRKQIEDLDEPFKSEIEEAEKEEKDAKEEYNFVAKEAKKKIDEIFNELKKYESYNDEAIKIANRIIEKNDDVKKQMESLKKELQGDTSDFAEKMKQEIKKIENQISTENITRLAEKFGNNKTVIGDLTQILKEINLYDINDDSYDLSVFRKDEYFLMLDYIQKRVIKVEELYANYISKYSKVSFEEFPVEEITESKEKAEDPRKAAKDLMNSSENPLKNIEAPESHEDFEEIKKGLPSGGAKIDSREILEAFLGEDYDFVVKAIGYDENKAKLDESLEEALNNASIINDMDFEDDSNDSIIKGFGLLTTLIDILEEGLETIRDEIYISEYALGTFNNYLSMKNLKSENGKNISQVDLRLRNRTDRKPYMYFENEIEYIIGGKDNEKANIRNVMTKILIIRIALNSLHIFLDPAKMKDIVATAKKLAAVVSPPIAVFLIPLVTFLIVISWAAAESVIDLKLLMRGESVPIFKTRKDWILSAEGGLEKLKEKITGTLVEVGKEYVKDMIDEKIDSLENSAKKYIENIKDSINTKVDNIVEKIFEPVEAALNSADKTIKDNYAYITESLENELSNIANGEMNTIVKEIYRIAQEEYKKAKEEIQNKVTMPIDKAREEIDNIKESIKDSVSEKISGLEETINKKISEFAKEGKEKLNEYIDSFGNKNSSDIGDYNNVKASAVSFNYEEYLRLLLLTMDRDKKITRIQDLIQLQMMKMTGNKEFKLAHCNTYIGVKVDVSMKYFFMTQPFVKKELQTEEFDRHSLKVMLFKGY; the protein is encoded by the coding sequence ATGAGAATATTCAAGAGAAACGAAGGTGCTATAACTGTTTATATCTGCTTTATAACTTCGATAATGCTGATATTGACCGGCGTACTCGTGGATGGTGCAAGGGCCAGAGTTGCCGAGGCTCAGGTTCAAAGTGCTGCTGAAGCTGCAGCAAATTCATTACTTGCATATTACAACAACATTTTAAAAGAGTGGTTTGGTCTTATGGCCTTATCTGAAAACAACCCTTCTGTGTTGGAAGAGGAACTGATGTATTACCTCAACAGAACCCTTATGACTGAACTGGGGGCAGAAAAGAAAAATATAAGCGATGCCTCCTGGGACTATCTTAAAAAATTTTTAAACATTGAAAATAAATATGAAAATGTAAGTTTTCTTGATATGTATGATTACAGAATTGACTATGTAAAAGTAGTACCGTTATATAATCTTGCTGAAAATGAAGTATTGAGAGCCCAGATAGTTGAGTATATGAAATACAGGGCTCCTGAAATGCTGGGCGAAGAGTTCCTTGAAAAAATAAATCTATTCAGAGGTTATAAGAAACAAGCAAAAATTTTGTCTTCAAAGCTTGAAGTTGACAAAAAATTATACAGCATAAGTGAAGAGCTTGGTAAATTATCTTCGCAAATCAAAAAGGTAAATGCCTTTGAACCGGCAGAAATGAAAGAAAAGCTAAATTATATCGGCGAAAAAATTGCTCTTAAAGTAGGAATGGAAAAAGTCTATAAAGAAATGAAAAAGAAGAGAATGGAAGCCGAAAAAAAACTTGAGGAACACAGGAAAACCGATGAATATAAAAATGAAATGCAAAGGCTAAGAAAAGAACTTTCATTAGCAGAAGATGAAACTGAAAAGGAAAGCATAAGAAAACAAATTGAAGATTTGGATGAGCCTTTTAAAAGCGAGATTGAAGAAGCGGAAAAAGAAGAGAAAGATGCTAAAGAAGAGTATAATTTTGTTGCAAAAGAGGCAAAGAAAAAAATAGATGAAATATTCAATGAATTAAAAAAATATGAATCTTATAACGATGAAGCTATAAAAATAGCCAATAGAATAATAGAAAAGAATGATGATGTAAAAAAACAAATGGAATCTCTCAAAAAGGAGCTGCAAGGAGATACCAGCGATTTTGCCGAAAAGATGAAGCAAGAAATAAAAAAGATTGAAAATCAGATATCCACAGAAAACATAACCCGTTTGGCAGAAAAATTCGGCAATAACAAAACTGTAATCGGCGATTTAACTCAGATATTGAAAGAAATAAATTTATATGATATAAATGACGATTCCTATGATCTTTCCGTTTTTCGAAAAGATGAGTATTTTTTAATGCTCGATTATATACAAAAAAGAGTAATAAAAGTGGAAGAACTGTATGCAAATTATATTTCCAAATACAGCAAAGTAAGTTTTGAAGAGTTCCCGGTTGAAGAGATTACAGAAAGTAAGGAAAAGGCTGAAGATCCTCGTAAGGCTGCAAAAGACCTGATGAATAGTTCGGAAAATCCTTTAAAAAACATTGAAGCTCCGGAAAGTCATGAAGATTTTGAGGAAATAAAGAAGGGACTTCCTTCAGGGGGCGCAAAGATTGACAGCAGAGAAATTTTAGAAGCGTTTTTAGGCGAAGATTACGATTTTGTTGTAAAGGCCATTGGATATGATGAGAACAAGGCCAAATTGGACGAATCGCTGGAAGAAGCCTTAAACAATGCTTCCATTATAAACGATATGGACTTTGAAGATGACAGTAACGATTCCATCATAAAAGGCTTTGGGTTACTTACTACCCTTATTGATATTTTGGAAGAAGGTCTTGAAACAATACGAGATGAAATATATATAAGCGAATATGCTCTAGGAACCTTCAATAACTATCTTTCCATGAAAAATTTAAAATCGGAGAACGGCAAAAACATAAGCCAGGTTGACTTAAGACTTAGAAACAGAACCGACAGGAAACCCTATATGTATTTTGAGAACGAGATAGAATACATAATAGGGGGAAAAGATAATGAAAAGGCAAATATACGTAATGTAATGACTAAGATTCTTATTATAAGGATTGCTCTAAATTCATTGCATATCTTTTTAGACCCTGCCAAAATGAAAGATATAGTAGCAACTGCAAAAAAGCTTGCTGCAGTTGTAAGTCCTCCGATAGCTGTATTTTTAATTCCATTGGTTACATTTCTTATTGTCATAAGTTGGGCAGCGGCTGAATCAGTTATTGATTTAAAGTTATTAATGAGGGGCGAGTCAGTGCCGATATTTAAGACCCGTAAAGACTGGATTCTAAGTGCGGAGGGCGGTCTGGAAAAATTAAAGGAGAAAATAACCGGAACTCTTGTAGAAGTAGGAAAAGAGTATGTTAAGGATATGATAGATGAAAAAATAGACTCCCTGGAGAATTCTGCAAAGAAATACATCGAGAATATTAAGGATTCGATAAATACAAAAGTTGACAACATAGTGGAGAAAATTTTTGAGCCGGTTGAAGCTGCATTAAACAGTGCTGATAAAACCATAAAGGATAATTATGCCTATATTACCGAAAGTCTTGAAAATGAATTGTCCAACATTGCAAATGGAGAAATGAACACCATAGTAAAAGAAATATATAGAATTGCGCAGGAAGAGTATAAAAAAGCTAAGGAAGAGATACAAAACAAAGTTACAATGCCAATCGATAAAGCCAGAGAAGAAATTGACAATATCAAGGAATCTATAAAAGATTCAGTCAGCGAAAAGATTTCAGGCTTAGAAGAAACAATAAACAAAAAAATAAGTGAATTTGCCAAAGAGGGCAAAGAAAAACTCAATGAATATATTGATTCTTTTGGAAACAAGAATTCTTCTGACATCGGCGATTATAACAATGTAAAGGCAAGTGCAGTCTCTTTCAATTATGAAGAATATTTGAGACTTTTGCTTTTGACAATGGACAGAGATAAGAAGATAACCAGAATACAGGATCTGATTCAACTGCAGATGATGAAAATGACCGGTAACAAAGAATTTAAACTTGCCCATTGCAATACTTATATTGGAGTAAAAGTTGATGTGTCGATGAAATACTTCTTTATGACACAGCCCTTTGTAAAAAAAGAGTTACAAACTGAAGAATTTGATAGGCACAGTCTAAAAGTTATGCTCTTTAAAGGCTATTAA
- a CDS encoding TadE/TadG family type IV pilus assembly protein, which yields MNRLSGFAKKSKGALTVEAAIVMPLFICVVLSFALFIKIVYTQNIIQHAINETANELAVYSYLYSVSGLQKLHDDAKDKLEENSKPAEEQINSIVDALNTLNNTKKAVKQGSENLKNKDFEELKSDLEDIKDLSKEALSKGKDVKEKLESALKNPKEQVIAYASLLANGAFEDLKGELAAPVVRLMCKKHIGSDEIDADKRLKSLGVVNGLSGLDFSETKILNDKKNIDIIVRYKVESGLPINFLPDLYFIQRAKVRAWLNGDGKTPNSVDSEPASEPASENFWELDPLERAKRIHELENADMPVNYNEGDIIDVTTINLSDKSYATTNGVKYRIYLSIRKLAEFTHKDYPDIKSRTLIVIIPEKSLEARPDVEKLLKEDCMEYAKKHNVILKYKEGYGVLPQSRVE from the coding sequence ATGAACAGATTATCCGGATTTGCCAAAAAGTCTAAAGGCGCTCTTACCGTCGAAGCAGCTATAGTAATGCCATTGTTTATATGTGTAGTACTCAGTTTTGCTCTCTTTATAAAAATTGTATATACCCAGAACATTATCCAGCATGCGATAAATGAAACAGCAAATGAGTTGGCTGTATATAGCTATCTCTATTCTGTATCGGGATTGCAAAAATTGCATGATGATGCCAAGGATAAGCTGGAAGAGAACAGCAAGCCGGCAGAGGAACAGATTAACAGTATTGTTGATGCTTTAAACACACTGAACAATACAAAAAAGGCTGTCAAACAGGGGTCAGAGAATCTGAAAAATAAAGATTTTGAAGAATTGAAATCAGATCTGGAAGACATTAAGGATCTGTCAAAAGAAGCTCTTTCAAAGGGAAAAGACGTGAAAGAAAAGCTTGAAAGCGCACTTAAGAATCCTAAAGAGCAAGTAATTGCCTATGCCTCTTTATTGGCCAATGGCGCCTTTGAAGACTTAAAGGGTGAATTGGCTGCACCGGTAGTAAGATTAATGTGCAAAAAGCATATCGGAAGTGACGAAATTGATGCCGATAAAAGACTAAAAAGTCTTGGTGTGGTAAACGGTCTTTCCGGGCTTGATTTTAGTGAAACAAAAATACTTAATGATAAGAAAAATATTGACATTATAGTCCGATATAAAGTGGAATCCGGTCTTCCTATAAATTTTTTGCCTGATTTGTATTTTATTCAAAGAGCTAAAGTCCGTGCCTGGTTAAATGGTGACGGCAAGACACCAAATTCCGTTGATTCCGAACCGGCGTCAGAACCAGCCTCAGAAAATTTTTGGGAACTTGATCCTTTAGAAAGAGCAAAAAGAATACATGAACTTGAAAATGCTGATATGCCTGTGAATTATAATGAAGGTGACATAATTGATGTAACGACTATCAATCTTAGTGATAAGAGCTATGCAACTACAAATGGCGTTAAATATCGGATTTATTTAAGTATAAGAAAATTAGCAGAATTTACTCATAAAGACTATCCTGATATAAAATCCAGAACTCTTATTGTAATTATTCCGGAAAAATCACTCGAAGCCAGGCCGGATGTAGAAAAACTCCTTAAGGAGGATTGCATGGAATACGCAAAGAAGCACAATGTTATTTTAAAATACAAAGAAGGTTATGGAGTATTACCGCAAAGTAGAGTAGAATAA
- a CDS encoding PaaI family thioesterase yields the protein MKYRVTKKQKNSRMCFVCGLKNPYGLKASFYELENGELVSIFKTLEGHQSYPGRLHGGVIGAILDETIGRAIMINQEDIWGVTVELNVKYKKPIPLNEELRAVGRITKDSNRLFEGTGEILLANGEVAATAYGKYLKMPIEKIADFNEDHEEWDVVLKDDDPKEIEI from the coding sequence GTGAAATATAGAGTTACTAAAAAGCAGAAAAACAGCAGGATGTGTTTTGTATGTGGCTTAAAAAACCCTTATGGTTTAAAAGCCTCTTTTTATGAGCTTGAAAACGGTGAATTGGTTTCTATTTTTAAAACCCTTGAAGGCCACCAGAGTTATCCCGGAAGACTGCATGGCGGAGTGATTGGTGCTATACTTGACGAGACCATAGGCAGGGCAATAATGATTAATCAGGAAGACATATGGGGAGTTACCGTAGAGCTTAATGTAAAATACAAAAAACCCATACCGTTAAATGAAGAGCTTCGAGCAGTGGGAAGGATAACAAAAGATTCCAACAGGCTGTTTGAAGGTACCGGTGAGATATTGCTTGCAAACGGTGAGGTTGCTGCTACAGCCTATGGAAAGTATTTAAAAATGCCTATTGAAAAGATTGCGGATTTTAATGAAGACCATGAGGAATGGGATGTAGTTCTAAAAGATGACGACCCTAAGGAGATAGAGATTTAG
- a CDS encoding RNA polymerase sigma factor, whose translation MEVPDQKIIKLCKKNKREGFELLFKKYERYIYSICYSYTYSQQDALDLVQEVFLRIYRNFEKVDEKKPVSPWIKKITVNTCINFKRDIRNKVSELSINSNVDESDRALEKIIPDSELTEDKVMYFDTKKALEDSIKELPDEIRMAVLLRHINGLSYNEIAELMSCPVGTIKTYLFRGRRLLKESLVKKGIWEM comes from the coding sequence GTGGAGGTTCCGGATCAGAAAATAATTAAACTATGTAAAAAGAATAAGCGTGAAGGATTTGAACTCTTGTTCAAAAAGTATGAGAGGTACATATATAGTATATGCTACAGCTATACATATTCTCAGCAAGATGCCCTAGACCTGGTCCAGGAAGTATTCTTAAGGATTTACAGGAATTTTGAGAAAGTGGATGAAAAAAAGCCGGTATCACCTTGGATAAAAAAAATTACTGTAAACACCTGTATCAATTTTAAGAGGGATATAAGGAACAAGGTATCGGAATTGTCTATTAATTCAAATGTTGACGAAAGTGACAGAGCCCTTGAAAAAATTATACCCGATAGTGAACTTACCGAAGATAAGGTGATGTACTTTGATACAAAAAAGGCTTTAGAAGATTCAATCAAGGAGCTTCCCGATGAGATAAGAATGGCTGTGTTATTAAGACATATCAATGGGCTTAGTTATAATGAAATTGCCGAACTTATGTCTTGTCCTGTTGGTACGATAAAAACTTACCTTTTTAGAGGTAGAAGGCTTTTGAAGGAAAGTCTTGTAAAAAAAGGCATATGGGAGATGTAG
- a CDS encoding anti-sigma factor family protein, translated as MECKFDGDLIQKYIDKTIDPLEKIFVEEHLKVCKKCRKDLTQFKLLYYELEGLEEIQEVPDELEDIRNMVLDNIFTESNKYGIRDFINQQKKTFALASEFTEYIPGKRLIRKSLKATGSILGTATKKSAKYGLKIIQERI; from the coding sequence ATGGAATGTAAATTTGACGGTGATTTAATTCAAAAATATATAGATAAAACTATTGATCCTCTTGAAAAGATTTTTGTTGAAGAACACTTAAAGGTATGTAAAAAATGCAGAAAAGATCTAACTCAATTTAAACTCTTGTACTACGAGTTAGAAGGTCTGGAGGAAATACAAGAAGTACCGGATGAACTAGAGGACATTAGGAATATGGTTCTTGATAATATTTTTACTGAGTCAAACAAATATGGAATAAGGGATTTTATAAATCAACAAAAAAAGACTTTTGCTTTGGCTTCAGAGTTTACCGAATATATTCCCGGTAAGAGATTAATTAGAAAGAGCCTTAAAGCTACAGGCTCAATTTTAGGAACAGCAACTAAGAAGAGTGCTAAATATGGATTGAAGATTATTCAAGAAAGGATATAG